The Longimicrobium sp. genome window below encodes:
- a CDS encoding ABC transporter substrate-binding protein, with protein sequence MPNARRGAPLAVIPVLLLLLAACGEPPGEKEDARRAAPGGGQPEPGGTAVTAELHDLEAPMPVVYRSEMDGDLVDVMYMGLTRGAWRDGRLVFLTSIESPMALAWHWEYAREYPDSSALRYRMKSGLRWSDGKPITAHDVVWTFRAMKDQRAASPRQEDLAALDSVVAENDSTVLFRFRRRTPEMHFVSSFPVAPRHAYEGAGPAGLATHPAFSRPETLVVSGPFRVGQWVPDQQIVLERNPHFPVRPHLDRLVIRVIPDATTRLVELQTGNVDMVKQIAFDAIPGLRRRAPNLRFAPIEKRYWEYLAYNPRRGPPFDDPEVRRALGMAVDVPGAVRALGMEGFAVPAAGPYPPIFRDLYDPRAMRPLPFDPEGARRTLERRGWTDADGDSVREKDGRRLRFTLLFNTGNQRRADFAQVLQRQWRAVGVDLRLQQLEFNTYQTRQINREFEVLLGSWAVNLSPDLSALFTPGSPFNIVSYADTAAARLMEAARAAPTAREANPLWRRAAEEVVRDQPYTWLYHYDIVVGLAPRLKGVRVDTFGAYQNTWEWWIPRAEQRGPAAGAAPADTPADTARR encoded by the coding sequence ATGCCGAACGCCAGACGCGGTGCCCCGCTCGCGGTGATCCCCGTCCTCCTCCTGCTCCTGGCCGCCTGCGGGGAGCCTCCCGGGGAGAAGGAGGACGCGCGCCGGGCCGCGCCGGGCGGCGGACAGCCCGAGCCGGGGGGCACCGCCGTCACCGCCGAGCTGCACGACCTGGAAGCCCCGATGCCGGTGGTCTACCGCTCGGAGATGGACGGCGACCTGGTCGACGTCATGTACATGGGGCTCACCCGGGGCGCCTGGCGGGACGGGCGGCTGGTGTTCCTGACCTCCATCGAGAGCCCGATGGCGCTGGCGTGGCACTGGGAGTACGCCAGGGAGTACCCGGACTCCTCCGCGCTGCGCTACCGGATGAAGTCGGGGCTCCGCTGGAGCGACGGGAAGCCGATCACCGCGCACGACGTGGTCTGGACGTTCCGGGCGATGAAGGACCAGCGCGCGGCCTCGCCCCGGCAGGAAGACCTGGCGGCGCTCGACTCGGTCGTGGCCGAGAACGACTCCACGGTGCTGTTCCGCTTCCGCCGCCGCACGCCGGAGATGCACTTCGTCTCCAGCTTCCCCGTGGCGCCCAGGCACGCGTACGAGGGCGCGGGGCCGGCGGGGCTCGCCACGCACCCGGCGTTCAGCCGCCCCGAGACGCTGGTGGTGAGCGGGCCCTTCCGCGTCGGCCAGTGGGTTCCCGACCAGCAGATCGTGCTGGAGAGGAATCCCCACTTTCCCGTGCGGCCGCACCTGGACCGCCTGGTGATCCGGGTGATCCCCGACGCCACCACCCGCCTGGTGGAGCTGCAGACGGGGAACGTCGACATGGTGAAGCAGATCGCCTTCGACGCCATCCCGGGCCTGAGGCGTCGGGCACCGAACCTGCGTTTCGCCCCGATCGAGAAGCGCTACTGGGAGTACCTGGCCTACAACCCGCGCCGGGGGCCGCCCTTCGACGACCCCGAGGTGCGGCGGGCGCTGGGGATGGCGGTCGACGTCCCCGGCGCCGTGCGGGCGCTGGGGATGGAGGGCTTCGCGGTGCCGGCGGCGGGGCCGTACCCGCCGATCTTCCGCGACCTGTACGACCCCCGGGCGATGCGGCCGCTCCCCTTCGACCCCGAGGGCGCGCGGCGCACCCTGGAGCGACGGGGGTGGACCGACGCGGACGGCGACAGCGTCCGCGAGAAGGACGGCAGGCGGCTCCGCTTCACGCTGCTCTTCAACACGGGGAACCAGCGGCGGGCCGACTTCGCGCAGGTGCTGCAGCGGCAGTGGAGGGCGGTGGGGGTGGACCTCAGGCTCCAGCAGCTCGAGTTCAACACCTACCAGACGCGGCAGATCAACAGGGAGTTCGAGGTGCTCCTGGGGAGCTGGGCGGTGAACCTGAGCCCCGACCTCTCGGCGCTCTTCACCCCGGGGTCGCCGTTCAACATCGTCTCCTACGCCGACACCGCGGCGGCGCGGCTCATGGAGGCCGCGCGCGCGGCGCCCACGGCGCGGGAGGCCAACCCGCTCTGGCGGCGGGCGGCCGAGGAAGTGGTGCGGGACCAGCCCTACACCTGGCTCTACCACTACGACATCGTGGTGGGGCTGGCCCCGCGGCTCAAGGGGGTGCGCGTCGACACCTTCGGCGCGTACCAGAACACCTGGGAGTGGTGGATCCCGCGCGCCGAGCAGCGCGGGCCCGCGGCCGGCGCAGCGCCGGCCGACACCCCGGCAGACACGGCGAGGAGGTGA
- a CDS encoding ABC transporter substrate-binding protein has product MKRTLISAWMLVALAACGGGDGGGREKGEAGKAAAEPEVPEQQRFGGTVVVGAIGEIPDINPLTSTDHTANQVQQFVLFAPLVTYNEKLEPVPWLARSWEVNADTTELTFHLRNDVYWHDGVKTTAYDVKWSYNMVRDTDTGFPNTAFWTHYGEATVVDSFTIRFRMEPHAEFLDPWRSFSPVPRHVLEGTRPAEMRNHPFNTRRPVGNGPFKFVEHVTGQRWVFEANDRWPRELGGRPYVDRLVYRAIPEPTTLLTELLSGRIDYYIAPNPDQGEQIESSPGARLLSFPDRAFLIIGWNERRPFFKDVRVRRALTMAIDRDAIIRGVRMGYGEPANSTVPPFYWNYDPQAGADLKHDPAGARRLLAEAGWRDTNNDGVLDRDGRPFRFTMITNQGNRERQDIMEVVQAQLKQVGVDVRPQLLEWGTLLDRINDVERRDFDAVVIGWVTEFRIDDSDLFSCKKLDDPYQWVGYCDPEAEALLDTLPRIVDRGAAKPVWARYQRKIAADQPYTFLYFTRRLEGVHERLRNVHPDARGDWVGARGWYLAPGQRGAR; this is encoded by the coding sequence ATGAAGCGGACCCTGATTTCCGCGTGGATGCTGGTCGCCCTCGCCGCCTGCGGGGGCGGCGACGGGGGAGGGAGGGAGAAGGGGGAGGCGGGGAAGGCCGCCGCCGAGCCGGAGGTGCCCGAGCAGCAGCGCTTCGGCGGCACCGTGGTGGTGGGCGCCATCGGCGAGATCCCCGACATCAACCCGCTCACCTCCACCGACCACACCGCCAACCAGGTGCAGCAGTTCGTGCTGTTCGCGCCGCTGGTCACCTACAACGAGAAGCTGGAGCCGGTCCCCTGGCTGGCGCGGAGCTGGGAGGTGAACGCCGACACCACGGAGCTCACCTTCCACCTGCGCAACGACGTCTACTGGCACGACGGGGTGAAGACCACCGCCTACGACGTGAAGTGGTCGTACAACATGGTGCGCGACACCGACACCGGCTTCCCCAACACGGCGTTCTGGACCCACTACGGCGAGGCCACGGTGGTGGACTCGTTCACCATCCGCTTCCGCATGGAGCCGCACGCCGAGTTCCTGGACCCCTGGCGCTCCTTCTCCCCCGTCCCCCGGCACGTGCTGGAGGGGACCCGGCCGGCCGAGATGCGCAACCACCCCTTCAACACCCGGCGCCCGGTGGGGAACGGCCCCTTCAAGTTCGTGGAGCACGTCACCGGCCAGCGCTGGGTCTTCGAGGCCAACGACCGCTGGCCCAGGGAGCTGGGCGGGCGCCCCTACGTGGACCGCCTGGTCTACCGAGCCATCCCCGAGCCCACCACGCTCCTCACCGAGCTCCTCTCCGGGCGCATCGACTACTACATCGCCCCCAACCCCGACCAGGGCGAGCAGATCGAGAGCTCGCCCGGCGCGCGACTCCTCTCCTTCCCCGACCGCGCCTTCCTGATCATCGGCTGGAACGAGCGGCGGCCGTTCTTCAAGGACGTGCGGGTGCGGCGCGCGCTCACCATGGCCATCGACCGCGACGCCATCATCCGCGGCGTGCGCATGGGCTACGGCGAGCCGGCCAACAGCACGGTGCCGCCCTTCTACTGGAACTACGACCCGCAGGCGGGGGCGGACCTGAAGCACGACCCCGCCGGGGCGCGGCGCCTGCTGGCCGAGGCCGGGTGGCGCGACACGAACAACGACGGCGTGCTGGACAGGGACGGCCGGCCGTTCCGCTTCACCATGATCACCAACCAGGGCAACCGCGAGCGGCAGGACATCATGGAGGTGGTGCAGGCCCAGCTCAAGCAGGTGGGCGTCGACGTCCGCCCCCAGCTGCTGGAGTGGGGGACGCTGCTCGACCGCATCAACGACGTGGAGCGGCGCGACTTCGACGCGGTGGTGATCGGCTGGGTGACCGAGTTCCGCATCGACGACTCGGACCTGTTCAGCTGCAAGAAGCTCGACGACCCGTACCAGTGGGTCGGCTACTGCGACCCCGAGGCCGAGGCGCTCCTCGACACGCTGCCCAGGATCGTCGACCGGGGCGCCGCGAAGCCGGTGTGGGCCCGGTACCAGCGCAAGATCGCGGCGGACCAGCCGTACACGTTCCTGTACTTCACCCGCCGCCTGGAGGGCGTGCACGAGCGGCTGCGCAACGTGCACCCCGACGCGCGCGGCGACTGGGTGGGGGCCCGCGGGTGGTACCTGGCCCCCGGCCAGCGCGGCGCGCGCTAG
- a CDS encoding ABC transporter substrate-binding protein, producing MSAARRAKAWLAAGALLLAAACGGGGDQRGGSGKEKDAGPPQPGGTAVIDVSADFQAFNPVVNTHLATDDVIKHMLFTPLIQYDEKLAPKPWLAESWQLSDSSVTFTLRTDVRWHDGQPVTAEDVKFTFDLAKDTTSGSLLGSAYLNMVKSATVVDPRTIRFDFVAPHAQALDGFWWPPLPKHLLQGVTPAGLAQHAYNRNPVGSGPFKFAEWRPNQSLTLDANPSFPAGLGGRPNLDRVVFRVVPEATTMVTELFSGAADMVGYTLQPDQAQQIRQQQGQGVELRHYPSREFTFIAWNGNHELFRDPAVRRALTMAIDRKQIIDALLPGFAVPAFGVIPSWSPMYTDIGALPFDAAQARQLLQQAGWTDSNGDRVLDKGGKPFRFVLLVNSANRLHQDMATVIQQQLAAVGVGVEVRTQEFQSMLQQYKARNYEAVIANWSLDTFKVDPTPIFSCAQARVANSANRTGYCNPQADALMQQGLTTTDAAQAKQVWDRFSRLLQQDQPLTFLYWTEDLAGVGQRLRNVETDVRSKIVNIRDWWIPADRRR from the coding sequence ATGAGCGCAGCGAGACGGGCGAAGGCGTGGCTGGCCGCGGGCGCGCTCCTGCTGGCGGCGGCGTGCGGGGGCGGCGGAGACCAGCGCGGAGGCAGCGGGAAGGAGAAGGATGCGGGGCCGCCGCAGCCGGGGGGGACGGCCGTCATCGACGTGTCGGCCGACTTCCAGGCGTTCAACCCGGTGGTGAACACCCACCTCGCCACCGACGACGTCATCAAGCACATGCTGTTCACGCCTCTCATCCAGTACGATGAGAAGCTGGCCCCGAAGCCCTGGCTGGCCGAGAGCTGGCAGCTCTCCGACAGCAGCGTCACCTTCACGCTCCGCACCGACGTCCGCTGGCACGACGGGCAGCCCGTCACCGCCGAGGACGTCAAGTTCACCTTCGACCTGGCCAAGGACACCACCTCGGGGTCGCTGCTGGGCTCGGCGTACCTCAACATGGTGAAGTCGGCCACGGTGGTGGACCCGCGCACCATCCGCTTCGACTTCGTGGCCCCGCACGCCCAGGCGCTCGACGGCTTCTGGTGGCCGCCGCTGCCGAAGCACCTCCTGCAGGGCGTGACCCCCGCGGGGCTCGCGCAGCACGCCTACAACCGCAACCCGGTGGGGAGCGGGCCCTTCAAGTTCGCCGAGTGGCGCCCCAACCAGTCGCTCACCCTTGACGCCAACCCGAGCTTCCCCGCCGGGCTCGGCGGCCGCCCCAACCTGGACCGCGTGGTCTTCCGGGTGGTCCCCGAGGCCACCACCATGGTCACCGAGCTCTTCTCCGGCGCCGCCGACATGGTGGGCTACACGCTGCAGCCCGACCAGGCGCAGCAGATCCGCCAGCAGCAGGGGCAGGGGGTGGAGCTCCGGCACTACCCGTCGCGCGAGTTCACCTTCATCGCCTGGAACGGCAATCACGAGCTCTTCCGCGACCCCGCCGTGCGCCGCGCGCTCACCATGGCGATCGACCGCAAGCAGATCATCGACGCGCTCCTGCCGGGCTTCGCCGTCCCCGCCTTCGGGGTGATCCCGTCGTGGAGCCCGATGTACACCGACATCGGCGCGCTCCCCTTCGACGCCGCCCAGGCCCGGCAGCTCCTGCAGCAGGCCGGGTGGACCGACTCCAACGGCGACCGCGTCCTGGACAAGGGCGGCAAGCCCTTCCGCTTCGTCCTGCTGGTGAACTCGGCCAACCGGCTGCACCAGGACATGGCCACCGTCATCCAGCAGCAGCTCGCCGCCGTGGGCGTGGGCGTGGAGGTGCGCACCCAGGAGTTCCAGTCGATGCTGCAGCAGTACAAGGCGCGCAACTACGAGGCGGTGATCGCCAACTGGAGCCTCGACACCTTCAAGGTCGACCCCACCCCGATCTTCTCCTGCGCGCAGGCCCGCGTCGCCAACTCGGCCAACCGCACCGGCTACTGCAACCCACAGGCGGACGCGCTGATGCAGCAGGGCCTCACGACCACCGACGCCGCGCAGGCCAAGCAGGTCTGGGACCGCTTCTCGCGGCTCCTGCAGCAGGACCAGCCGCTCACCTTCCTGTACTGGACCGAGGACCTGGCCGGGGTGGGGCAGCGGCTCAGGAACGTGGAGACGGACGTCCGCAGCAAGATCGTCAACATCCGGGACTGGTGGATCCCGGCCGACCGTCGGCGGTGA
- a CDS encoding lipoate--protein ligase family protein, with the protein MHPPTEAARGRPCWRLLDTPPAPGAWNMAVDEALAESVAEGGAPVLRFYRWRPACLSLGRHQPARGRYDLAALAARGIDVVRRPTGGRAVLHHRELTYAAAFPASWSGGPRAAYAAMNGALVAGLARLGAPAALQPATQTRAPGPSLAPCFALPVEGEVVAAGRKLVGSAQRRLGDVVLQHGSLPIEDDQSALASFVLAAGDRDAGGPEREPPADGAPASLAALLGRAPGWDELTAALAAGWEEALGIELSPGGLTGAEAERAGRIAGRYADPAWTWHL; encoded by the coding sequence ATGCACCCCCCGACCGAGGCGGCGCGCGGGCGTCCGTGCTGGCGCCTGCTCGACACGCCCCCGGCGCCGGGCGCGTGGAACATGGCCGTGGACGAGGCCCTCGCCGAGTCGGTCGCGGAGGGCGGCGCGCCCGTGCTGCGCTTCTACCGCTGGCGGCCGGCCTGCCTCTCCCTCGGACGGCACCAGCCGGCGCGCGGGCGCTACGACCTGGCGGCGCTCGCCGCGCGCGGGATCGACGTGGTGCGCCGCCCCACCGGCGGGCGCGCCGTGCTGCACCACCGCGAGCTGACCTACGCGGCGGCTTTCCCCGCGTCGTGGTCCGGCGGTCCCCGCGCCGCCTACGCCGCCATGAACGGCGCGCTGGTGGCGGGGCTCGCGCGCCTGGGCGCGCCCGCCGCGCTGCAGCCGGCCACGCAGACGCGCGCGCCCGGCCCCTCGCTCGCCCCCTGCTTCGCGCTCCCCGTCGAGGGCGAAGTGGTGGCCGCCGGGCGCAAGCTGGTGGGGAGCGCGCAGCGGCGCCTGGGTGACGTGGTGCTCCAGCACGGCTCGCTCCCCATCGAAGACGACCAGTCGGCGCTCGCCTCCTTCGTCCTCGCCGCCGGGGACCGGGACGCCGGCGGCCCGGAGCGCGAGCCGCCGGCGGACGGCGCGCCGGCGAGCCTGGCGGCGCTGCTGGGGCGCGCTCCGGGATGGGACGAGCTGACCGCGGCGCTGGCCGCGGGGTGGGAGGAGGCGCTGGGGATCGAGCTCTCTCCCGGCGGGCTCACCGGGGCCGAGGCGGAGCGCGCGGGGCGGATCGCCGGGCGCTACGCCGATCCGGCATGGACCTGGCATCTGTGA
- a CDS encoding metal-dependent hydrolase, producing the protein MATLTWHGHSCFTLETDEGTRIIIDPWLDENPKSDIKVKDVGKLDYILVSHGHFDHFADCVKLAKQTDATVVSTFELVSFCQSQGAKNGHGMNIGGAHLFDFGRVKLTPALHTGSVDGDKDGTFTTDPSGFLISLNTGQRIYHAGDTALIMDMQLLRGSVDVAILPIGDNFTMGPEDAARAVEMIQPEVVVPMHYDTFPLIEQSTDGFRQLVGDRARVEVLQPGGTLTV; encoded by the coding sequence ATGGCGACGCTCACCTGGCACGGGCACTCCTGCTTCACCCTCGAGACCGACGAGGGGACGCGCATCATCATCGACCCCTGGCTGGACGAGAACCCGAAGTCCGACATCAAGGTGAAGGACGTCGGGAAGCTCGACTACATCCTGGTGTCGCACGGGCACTTCGACCACTTCGCCGACTGCGTGAAGCTGGCCAAGCAGACCGACGCCACGGTCGTCTCCACCTTCGAGCTGGTGTCGTTCTGCCAGAGCCAGGGGGCCAAGAACGGGCACGGGATGAACATCGGCGGGGCGCACCTCTTCGACTTCGGGCGCGTGAAGCTGACGCCGGCGCTCCACACCGGCAGCGTGGACGGCGACAAGGACGGCACCTTCACCACCGACCCCTCCGGGTTCCTGATCAGCCTGAACACCGGCCAGCGGATCTACCACGCCGGCGACACCGCGCTGATCATGGACATGCAGCTCCTGCGCGGCTCGGTGGACGTGGCGATCCTCCCCATCGGCGACAATTTCACCATGGGCCCCGAAGACGCCGCCCGCGCCGTGGAGATGATCCAGCCCGAGGTGGTGGTGCCGATGCACTACGACACCTTCCCCCTCATCGAGCAGAGCACCGACGGTTTCCGCCAGCTCGTCGGCGACCGCGCCCGCGTCGAGGTGCTCCAGCCCGGAGGCACGCTGACGGTGTGA
- the gcvH gene encoding glycine cleavage system protein GcvH, which produces MANVPDDLRYTQQHEYLKKTDQEGVYLVGITDYAQGELGDVVFVELPQAGQTFDQMASFGTIEAVKAVSDLYAPVTGEVVEANGALDANPALVNSDPYGEGWMIKLRASDPSQVDSLLDAAAYKQLIGDA; this is translated from the coding sequence ATGGCCAACGTCCCGGACGACCTGCGCTACACGCAGCAGCACGAGTACCTGAAGAAGACCGACCAGGAGGGCGTCTACCTGGTGGGGATCACCGACTACGCCCAGGGCGAGCTGGGCGACGTGGTGTTCGTGGAGCTGCCGCAGGCCGGGCAGACGTTCGATCAGATGGCCTCCTTCGGCACCATCGAGGCGGTGAAGGCCGTCTCCGACCTGTACGCGCCGGTCACGGGCGAGGTGGTGGAGGCCAACGGCGCGCTCGACGCCAACCCCGCGCTGGTCAACAGCGACCCCTACGGCGAGGGGTGGATGATCAAGCTGCGCGCCTCCGACCCCTCCCAGGTCGACTCGCTGCTCGACGCCGCCGCGTACAAGCAGCTCATCGGCGACGCCTGA